The following are encoded together in the Daucus carota subsp. sativus chromosome 5, DH1 v3.0, whole genome shotgun sequence genome:
- the LOC108223854 gene encoding uncharacterized protein LOC108223854, protein MTNLAKLEFVALDVSGNNYLSWVLDAELHLSANGLKDTIDPEKIPTVEQNAKAIIFLRHHIHEDLKSEYLTIKNPLTLWNNLKDRFDHQKLVHLPSARYDWINLRLQDFKSVAEYNSALFKISSKLILCGENITNAEMIEKTLSTFHPNTMILAQQYRERNFQKYGELISLLLVAEKNNELLLKNHQIRPTGSAQLPEVHNTSFLKNERGKGHRGGRGYGRNRGCGNFRGRFRNQYHSDHLKWQRDGYNSGHQKWQRDGYNKCQREVPNKGKAPQEGEKRDICHRCGTEGHWQRTCRTPKHLVDLYESFKKNTGKRVETNFANYNLVKEPVNKASNEIDIGANLYYGLDD, encoded by the coding sequence ATGACGAATCTTGCAAAATTAGAGTTCGTTGCCTTGGATGTCTCTGGAAATAATTATCTATCATGGGTCCTTGATGCGGAATTACACCTTAGTGCTAATGGCCTAAAAGATACTATTGACCCAGAAAAAATCCCAACCGTTGAACAAAATGCGAAAGCAATTATCTTTCTTAGACATCACATCCACGAAGACCTAAAATCTGAATACCTCACTATCAAAAATCCACTCACCctttggaataatcttaaagaTAGATTTGATCACCAGAAACTTGTTCACTTGCCATCCGCCCGATATGACTGGATTAATTTGAGGCTACAGGATTTTAAATCTGTAGCTGAATATAATTCAGCTCTTTTCAAGATAagctcaaaattaattttatgtggTGAAAATATTACCAATGCTGAAATGATTGAAAAGACCCTCTCAACCTTTCACCCCAACACTATGATCCTAGCTCAACAATATAGGGAGCGGAATTTTCAGAAATATGGTGAGCTGATATCTCTCCTTCTTGTGGCTGAAAAGAATAATGAGTTGCTATTGAAAAACCATCAGATACGTCCCACAGGCTCTGCCCAGTTACCTGAAGTACACAACACGTCATTCCTGAAGAATGAACGTGGGAAAGGGCATAGAGGAGGACGAGGTTATGGACGAAACCGTGGATGTGGAAATTTCCGTGGTCGGTTTCGCAATCAATATCATTCTGATCACCTGAAGTGGCAACGAGATGGTTACAACTCTGGCCACCAGAAGTGGCAACGTGATGGTTACAACAAGTGCCAACGTGAAGTGCCAAATAAAGGAAAGGCACCCCAAGAAGGAGAGAAACGAGACATATGTCATAGGTGCGGAACTGAGGGACACTGGCAACGTACTTGTCGTACACCCAAACATCTTGTTGATCTCTACGAGTCATTCAAAAAGAATACTGGAAAGAGAGTGGAAACAAACTTTGCTAATTATAATCTAGTTAAGGAACCAGTCAACAAGGCCTCAAATGAAATAGATATTGGTGCTAACCTTTATTATGGTTTAGACGACTAG
- the LOC108223855 gene encoding abscisic acid receptor PYL4 gives MHSNQQRSSSIVLQRINPNPNPTTATKEYQRRNPLPCTHQVPNSVAVYHNHQVGPDQCCSAVIQQISAPISSIWSLVRRFDNPQAYKHFVKSCHLLVGDGKVGSLRQVHVISGLPAASSTERLEILDEEQHVISFSVVGGDHRLANYKSVTTLHEAPSGNGTVVVESYVVDIPPGNTKEETCVFVDTIVKCNFQSLTQIANKLSKRN, from the coding sequence atgCATTCCAATCAACAAAGATCCTCATCTATTGTACTCCAAAGAAtcaaccctaaccctaaccctaccACCGCCACTAAAGAATATCAACGTCGCAACCCTCTACCATGCACCCACCAAGTCCCCAACTCGGTCGCCGTCTACCACAACCACCAAGTGGGCCCCGACCAGTGTTGCTCCGCCGTGATCCAGCAAATCTCCGCCCCCATCTCCTCCATCTGGTCCCTCGTTCGCCGCTTCGACAACCCACAAGCGTACAAACACTTTGTCAAGAGCTGTCACCTCCTAGTCGGTGACGGTAAAGTAGGCTCACTCCGGCAAGTCCACGTCATCTCCGGCCTCCCGGCCGCGAGTAGCACCGAGAGGCTCGAGATTCTAGACGAGGAACAACACGTGATCAGCTTTAGCGTGGTGGGTGGGGACCATAGACTGGCGAATTATAAATCGGTGACGACGTTACATGAAGCGCCGTCAGGTAATGGAACAGTGGTGGTTGAATCTTACGTTGTTGATATTCCGCCAGGTAATACTAAAGAGGAAACTTGTGTGTTTGTTGATACTATTGTTAAGTGCAATTTTCAGTCACTTACGCAGATCGCCAACAAATTATCAAAGCGAAATTAA